The nucleotide sequence TTGGGAGGAAAAGAAAGACAGATTACCTCGATGGCATTATTAGCAGAGGCAAATGATGGGACAGAAAGAGATTAAGAGTGACCGCCTAATCTGAGGTATCAGacttttcatattaaaataaaatacttctgGTCATGACGCGACGCCTGCTAGCCAAACGTCGCTTGTTGCTCTCGCAGAGTAAACCGCATCATTCGCCAAAGCGCTTTTTACTTTCAGTGATTTACTTTGTGCGCCCGCCGGTATGGTTTTCCTCTTATTGGTCGAGCCGTATGCTGATTTGAGAGACAGAGACGGTTAGTTTGCTCCCAAACCCCGTCAGTCTGTCAGTGGTCTGGTAATGCCAACGCGCCTCCTCGCTGCTCACGCGCTCACGCACACAGAGCAGAGGGTTCCGGTGGCGTGAGCTGGAACAATCCACTGATGCCGCTTCTTCGTTTAGGTGCTTAACTGCTCCTTAAAAACGTCGAGGGAATCTCTTGTCCTCCGACGTTGGGTTttttcttcgtttttttttttttttggtttgcggGTTTAGACACAGGATTGTTTTGTGATGGGTGGTGGAAACGAATCGTggattttttctctttttatggAGACCAAAGTGAGCAGATTTCCTACTGTTGAAAGCAAGTTTTATCCTGATAAGAAGCAAATGGTGGTACAGAGGATTCTTTAGGGGCAAAGGATACCTACTCAAGAGAATAACACTTTTCACACAACGTTTTCCCGAGAGAAAGAGGGTTTTCTGGTCCGCGACATtggattttacattttgtttgacTGACGCAGCATCGTTTTGGAGTATCTTATTTGGAGAATCCAGTCATTTTATTCTACATTTTGGGGAAGAAACTATCTTAAAAAGAAGAAACCCGGACGTGAAGAAGTTATGGAGATGCCAATGAAATAAAACCTGTTTCTCCAGGTCAAATGACCGCTTCCACTCGTTCTCCAATCTGACCACCTTATTTATGACATGGAAAAACGGGGACTCCACAGCGTCCTTTATTATTTCATTCTGAATGCGCCCCTGCTATTCTGTGTAAATGGTGAGTAAACTTGAACAGATTTTCGTCTCTCCCATGTTGCGCATTAATTCAGTACGAGCGGTCTGTAGCGATTCTgtcagttttcttctttttttacccaTGTGAAATTACTGCATTGTACTTGTTTAAGTTTCATGGTTTTGTTTTTCATGATATATGGATGCATAATAAACCTGTTATTAAATGGATATggatactaaaagtaataaattattatgattacgTATGGAGACTTGAACATACCATCTGAACAGTAATATTACAGGCTACTAAGCCAAATACAGTTTATAACAAAGCTTTCCAAACACAAAATGTAGATTGTCATCTTAAATATAGGCTTTAGTGTATCTATTTGAGGGGTTTCTTTTAATCGCACTATCTGCTGTTGATGTGTTTTCTTCATAAGCCACATTTACTGAAGTGCCCAAAGATGTGAGTGTCGGTGAGGGCGAGGACATAGAGATGCCGTGCGCTTTTCGAGCCGTCGGAGTCTCGCCGTTCTCTCTGGAGATTCAGTGGTGGTACCTCAAGGAAGCGGCACCTAAAGAGCTCGCTCACGAACTGCAAATTAGCGCTCCGGCCAACAGAGCCAAGGTAAATGGGCTTTTGTTGTTCTCAAAGCAGCTTAAACACAGACTATTTCCGTTCAAGTTCTTATTGGAGTCGCACCAGGAGTGCTGTTTGACGGCCGCAGTGGGATGTGGCAGGCTTCACGTGTCCAGATGCGTCCAGTTGGATCCCATGTGATGAGCGATCTCAATTAAACCAACTGAGGcgattaatcattaatttatGTCGTTGAATCAAGTTGGGTTGTGTTTCTGTGGGTTGGCAATCAGAAGAATAGGAGTGTGATTTCATActtaattatacaaaataaataaataataagtaaatatatttcacaaggTGTTTACCAAGCTCTGCGATGATTCCTTATAGAGACAATATGATAACTGTCGATTTCTGATTGACTGACAAACCAAACCAAAATTAAGTCTGCCTTTGCATCTCAGCTTTTGTCGATGGACCTGAAGGTCTCCTATATTGAACGTGATATATGAAAGACTAGATGTCTGTTGAACCAGTTTTATGAATCCTGCCATAGCCACATGAAAGATACCGCAAAACAGCATCAGAGGAAACTGTCGCTGTCCATGGTGCTACTCCAAACGATCGGCTCTCTCTTTTATTATTCTTTGTGTGGCCTTTCAAGTTTCAATAAAAGTTGCACAGTCATATTGTGACATGAGTAGATCCAATTAAACTACTCATGCTGGCTactcatgttgttttgatgtgatCTTTTACAGGTTGCCCACCGGGACGCCACGAAAATAAGCGTGAGTGTCACAATACGTATAACACGAACCGTATTTTTGATCATAACTTCTTGTAATGTTTAGTACAATCATAATCTCGCTTGACGGAAGAAAAAAACGCAAATATGAATgaatacaaattattaattattaatgaaataacGTATAGAGGAAATTTCTTCCTCTATACTGTTCATTGGGTGCACATAGATCTGTTGATATTTCAGCTGCCATTTTTgtaagaattaataataatagacgTCTTTCACTGGATTTGTTTAGGAAACATGAGAAGGGAATGTGCTTTCGTTTttataaaggtaaaatataaaggtattaaataaataaataaacaaacataatataatagcataataacaaaataatagctTAATAAGTAATACGTAGCCTGACGTATTTGAAGTTGTCCGCAGTCTAAATGTATTTGTTCATAGAAGTTTCAGCTAGTAATACgctaaaagatttttaaaacttcCATTAACTGCTACATTATGTATCAATTAGAACGGTTTTCAAAAGTGTcacctataaaataataataataataataataagtaaataaaaaaaaatagataattgGGACTCAATCTTTTGAAGTTGGATTCACTCAAATCTCACTGCGCACGACTGTAACTTTTGATAGTCTGCGTGTGAGATGTGAATCTGTAATTAATAAAGTGATAAATAATGACAGTCAGCTACTTATGTTTCGCAAATGAAGCTTTCGAATCTGTTCCTAACGCAAAGTTCTGGGGCGTGTTGTTGCTATAGTTACCTCCCCAGGCAAACGCAAGTTTGAAAAGATCTAGCCTTTTTGGCTAAAGATGAAAATATAGCACTAATTTGATTGCTAAAAGTAGCAAATTGCTCATTATAAGCTAAAATCTGGAATGCAGCCTGTAAATGTACTTTTGTAAGACTTCCCAACAATTTGAACGCTACCAGCCCCACCCACGATAATTCGGACATGCTTTGTTTAGTGGGAAATAATACGAAACAAAATGGCTAATGAGACTGGGCTGCCAAAACTATGATGTCAACAAAACCTGTTGTGACGTGTTCTTTGTTATCTCTTGGTGAACAGACGGTGAGGGTCCAGGGCAACGCTATTTCCCACAAGCTCAGCCTATCGGGTGTGCGGAAGGATGACGAGGGAGTGTACGAGTGTCGGGTTTTGGACTTGTACTCTGATGAGACTCAGGAATACAAGGTGCAGGCCACTCTTCGCGTGACACCGCGCGAGGGAATGCTGGCCGAGGAGGCAGTGTCTCACATCCAGAACCGATGGCCACTGAGGAACAGCAACACAGCGACGGGTGGACGGGCCACTTCTGAGCCGGGCCAGGGTCAAGGAAAACCCCGCATGCCTCCGCCGGTTGGAATAGGACCCGCTCCCCCTTCAACGACTACGACGGGCTCTGCAGACAAATCGTCAGCTTCGCCTCGGCCGGGCAATTCATCTATCCTGAGACAACAGCACGGATCCGGTGAGTGACAGTGCAACAGCGACACCGAGCGGTATAGAGAGGAAAAATAATCAGGCGTTCAGTGTTTGATTGTGTTcttgttataattattttatggAATTGATGTTTCAAGCCAGGACCTAGCACCCTATAATGTGGTGTGCACTATAGAATGTGGCTCACAATGCAGAAAATTGATGTTTATTAAATTACTGATATGTACAGTCTAGACATTTAATTCTAATATTATCCCCATGATACAAGTGAACAGATTTAGCTTTTTTGACATACCTTCTGAGAGAGCTGTGTATCCAAAATccaaaattatgtgtgtgtgatggaagtaggctattcattttttttttttttttttttgccctgccACTTCACCTCACTCAAGTTTAATTTCACGAATCCATTTACTGGTATGTTTACcaggctgtttttatttttttaattttgtttgtttgtttgtttttacatatgGACCATAGGCTGGCCTCACTAATGTAGGCAAATTCAGATGTTATTATTCCTGTGAGGATATTTGGAGCAGGCTAAACCTGTATTGCTTTTCTATCACAGTGAAACTTTccatcgatatatatatatagtgagctaatgatgttttatttctttatccCTAAGCCTAACCCTCCCAGGACACTGCATTTCTAGATTTTTATTAAGACATTATTAAGTATGTCTATTAAGctgttttcctcatggggacAGTTGGCTGCACCTCTGAGGATTGGGGATTTCAGGTTTTTTTCAGTGAGGACATGTGGTCGCCACAATGAAGGCTGTTGTTGTGACCCATACACACTATTCTGTGAAGCACATCTCAGAATAATCACATTTGCTGCAAGCTTTAATTTGTCACTGTGCCATATCAAATCTCTGTCTGCTCAGTAGGCAGTTGAAAATTGggtgtgttttctgtgtgtgaTGATTTATCCATCGTGTACTCTATTCTCTGTGAGTGAAAATGCAAGAGATAAAAGCAGCTGATGACACCCTGTCTGTATTAAGCAGGAAGTGCCATTGCTATCTGTCCAGCCTCAGCGCATCAGTCTCGACCCTTTTTTGTCTCTTTATGACCACGGTGCAGTGTGACAGAGAGGTTATCAAGATATCACATTGTCTCTTTAACTCTTGCCTTGAGGTCAGGGCCTCTATTTATTGGGGGCTTCATTGGGGATTTAAAGGGTTGGGTGTGTTCTGACTCTCGCTTCTGTCACCGCAGGACTGATTCCTGCAGACAACGGAGGGTGATTACATGAAGTCTCTAGCTGAGCCAGAGGAGTTTGTTTGTGGCAGGGATGCATTTCCCTGCAATGATGTCCAAACACTGTGGACTATAGACTGGTACAGTGATGTTTAAATTTATAGTGGACTATAATTGTGCAGTGAAGTCTCATGAGAGACCCCTGTCAATAGTTGTGTTCTAGGACTTCAGTGGTGAGCAAGAACAGATAGCATCCTGTTCATTCTGTTACAGAACTGTAACAGTTCACTTTCCATGAGTATATTAAGTTGACAGTTTGTctcataacaaaatatttatgtttgaCAAGACTGATCTGGAAAGTAATCCTATAATGTGTAacatctttttacttttttttttttaagtttctaaaGCATTAGTAACAATAGTGCTAAATAGAACTATTTTTATAAGGTTACATAAAGAAGCATGCCTTGAAAGTACTATACAAAATTTTTAATGGTGTTATAAGTAACAATTTTAATAATGGATTATTGTCATCATTAGTGGTGTACTTACACCACTTGGTTATTACAATTGGGTACTTTTTTGACATATGCTCTAACAAGATTTTATTAGCTGAATATTTTAATAAACGACAACTGacaatgaacattgaataaatatattaaaaattacaacaaataGGAAGCAGAAAATAGACCAAGTTCCACTGAAATATGACAATCCAGTTCAATCCAATCCAGACCAAGTTCCACTGAAAATACAATCCTCTATGATGCCTTTAAagtgaaaacaaaaactaaaaactaaaaaaaaaaaaaaaaaaaatctgtcataattttgatcacatttgaattgaattgttacAAGCCATGAGTTTTCTTTATCT is from Carassius carassius unplaced genomic scaffold, fCarCar2.1 SCAFFOLD_175, whole genome shotgun sequence and encodes:
- the LOC132137531 gene encoding V-set and transmembrane domain-containing protein 2B-like yields the protein MEKRGLHSVLYYFILNAPLLFCVNATFTEVPKDVSVGEGEDIEMPCAFRAVGVSPFSLEIQWWYLKEAAPKELAHELQISAPANRAKVAHRDATKISTVRVQGNAISHKLSLSGVRKDDEGVYECRVLDLYSDETQEYKVQATLRVTPREGMLAEEAVSHIQNRWPLRNSNTATGGRATSEPGQGQGKPRMPPPVGIGPAPPSTTTTGSADKSSASPRPGNSSILRQQHGSGSGTMAITEPLLYITLLILYKLLPFLFAY